From the genome of Leptodactylus fuscus isolate aLepFus1 chromosome 1, aLepFus1.hap2, whole genome shotgun sequence, one region includes:
- the KXD1 gene encoding kxDL motif-containing protein 1, protein MSKDLPESQGRQAHSPADHVMEPSASGVFCSRILNMVNSEDVNAIILAQRHMLDRFEKTNEMLSNFNSLSSTRLQQMSDRFIHHTRTLVEMKKDLDIIFRRIRMLKGKLAKQHPESFSNVHESPILEDDDDFDPTPKSAATTIATSEQSTESCDTSPSIISPTMSQDFEDLSQAPSETPSANGQLLTDDEVAHED, encoded by the exons ATGAGCAAGGACCTGCCCGAGTCCCAGGGGAGGCAGGCGCACTCG CCGGCAGACCACGTAATGGAACCAAGTGCTTCTGGAGTATTTTGTAGCAGGATACTAAATATGGTGAACTCAGAAGATGTTAATGCGATCATACTGGCTCAGAGGCACAT gCTTGATCGTTTTGAGAAGACCAATGAAATGCTCTCAAATTTTAACAGTCTATCTAGTACACGGCTGCAACAGATGAGTGATCGATTTATACATCACACAAGAACTCTGGTGGAGATGAAGAAGGATCTGGACATAATATTTAGAAGAATAAG GATGTTGAAAGGGAAGTTGGCAAAACAGCATCCAGAGTCTTTCAGTA ATGTACATGAATCTCCTATTCTGGAAGATGACGATGATTTTGATCCAACCCCAAAGAGTGCAGCCACCACTATCGCTACTTCAGAGCAGAGTACAGAATCTTGCGATACTAGTCCCTCTATCATTTCCCCGACCATGAGTCAGGACTTTGAGGACTTATCCCAGGCCCCCTCGGAAACTCCATCTGCTAATGGGCAACTTCTGACAGATGATGAGGTGGCTCATGAGGACTAG